One part of the Moorena sp. SIOASIH genome encodes these proteins:
- the hisA gene encoding 1-(5-phosphoribosyl)-5-[(5-phosphoribosylamino)methylideneamino]imidazole-4-carboxamide isomerase, with product MDVIPAIDLLEEKCVRLVQGDYQRAQVFNDNPVEVAKQWVEQGASRLHVVDLDGAKLGKPVNTKAIEAIVQAVPVPVQVGGGLRSRSGVTQLLTLGVDRVIIGTAAVEDPSLVEQLCTEFPGKIVVGIDARQGWVATHGWLETSEIAAIDLAEQMTQLGVTTIIYTDIHRDGTLSGPNLDALRELASHISIPVIASGGVSSITDLLSLLTLEPLGVRGVIVGRALYTGDISLKEAIQAVGPGRLQDIPLDMGFSSFA from the coding sequence ATGGATGTTATTCCAGCTATAGACTTACTTGAAGAAAAATGTGTGCGATTAGTCCAGGGAGACTACCAGCGTGCGCAAGTATTTAACGATAACCCGGTCGAGGTAGCGAAACAATGGGTTGAACAAGGTGCATCACGGCTGCATGTGGTTGATTTGGATGGTGCAAAACTGGGTAAGCCAGTGAACACTAAAGCAATCGAAGCAATTGTGCAGGCGGTACCTGTGCCAGTGCAAGTCGGTGGTGGATTACGCTCCCGCTCCGGAGTCACTCAACTGTTGACTCTAGGCGTCGATAGAGTCATTATAGGGACGGCAGCGGTGGAAGACCCTTCCCTAGTGGAACAGCTTTGCACTGAATTCCCAGGGAAGATTGTAGTTGGTATTGATGCTCGTCAGGGATGGGTGGCAACTCACGGTTGGTTAGAAACCTCAGAAATTGCAGCTATTGACCTAGCTGAGCAAATGACTCAGCTGGGAGTAACTACGATTATTTACACCGACATTCACCGGGATGGAACTCTGTCTGGACCAAACCTAGACGCTCTCAGAGAACTAGCAAGCCATATCTCGATCCCCGTGATTGCCTCTGGGGGTGTCAGTTCAATCACTGATCTATTGAGTCTACTGACTCTCGAACCTCTAGGGGTTAGGGGTGTAATTGTTGGTCGTGCGCTTTACACCGGAGATATTTCTCTGAAAGAAGCTATTCAAGCAGTCGGTCCTGGAAGGTTACAAGATATCCCTCTAGATATGGGGTTTTCTAGCTTTGCTTGA
- a CDS encoding polysaccharide biosynthesis tyrosine autokinase, with amino-acid sequence MGNKSELFPQGNGKYFHSQPVIYHTRNSKYYQDGRKLEEIWTIIRRRFLAAAGVAITITASIFVWTSNQKPLYEGKFRLRLEPLTAQDDENQSIPAFGLIDSGNSSLAYQTQMLVLRSHKLITPVIEELNKRYGKTSYKSLVKNNHLRIKHIEGTSVLEVRYRDSDPQKVHFVLNQLADNYIKYSRQQEASYHHKDLELANRELPKVRQEVDRLQEELLKLELGYKLIDYDNQKQQLSTQISQIKQQQLDTHIQLKEAQSFYQIISQKLGLSSNQVKDSRASELALAQVTLAENPYYQKMLNHLEEVEAEIAIESSRYTPDSPTIKTLKQQQYNFLSLLRSEAEQVLGIKLTDTDVPKISPNSIHQQLTQQLVDQSIQISVLQARQQALAEEEESLEQDMKQMLVIDPKYTSLRQKLKETTQRLDTLLELKESFQPYSWELILKPKQPQYPIPQHQELQIILGAIAGILLGAGTGWLMERLDHVFHSPDELKHRTQLPLLGVIPYHPALKPTKSSTSRKGIPFVPSFPKNQKNNSTPKLQQASPFLEAFRFLHRNIGLLGCDQPIQSIVISSARPADGKSTVAVHLAIVAAAMGRRVLLVDTDLRRPRVHKIFGLNNQLGLSDVLSKGIKANRAIQQVPLWDHLHVLTAGSPAHDPIRLLSAPKMGTLMEHFNAVFDLVIYDTPPVIGLADSRLLAANTDGMVFVGRLNKTDRSVLMQALDELKTSRTNLLGIVANDVENYATSSYYHHQDYYTTDSATMKVKKLLDQNMR; translated from the coding sequence ATGGGCAATAAATCAGAGCTTTTCCCACAGGGGAATGGTAAATATTTCCACTCACAGCCCGTCATCTACCACACTAGAAACTCAAAATACTATCAGGATGGGCGTAAGCTAGAGGAGATTTGGACGATCATACGGCGTCGCTTTTTAGCGGCTGCTGGTGTAGCAATTACGATAACAGCTAGTATTTTTGTATGGACTTCTAATCAGAAACCTCTGTACGAAGGCAAGTTCCGACTGCGTCTGGAGCCTCTGACAGCACAGGATGATGAAAATCAATCCATACCAGCTTTTGGTCTCATAGACTCTGGGAATTCCAGCTTGGCTTATCAAACCCAAATGCTGGTACTGCGTAGTCATAAACTGATCACTCCCGTGATTGAGGAACTAAATAAGCGCTATGGAAAAACTAGCTACAAGTCTTTAGTCAAAAATAATCACCTGAGGATCAAACACATTGAAGGAACTAGTGTCTTAGAAGTCCGCTACCGTGATAGCGATCCTCAAAAAGTTCACTTTGTTTTAAACCAGCTTGCCGATAATTATATCAAGTACTCCCGCCAACAAGAAGCAAGTTACCATCACAAGGACCTTGAGCTAGCAAATAGAGAGTTGCCTAAAGTACGCCAAGAGGTAGACAGACTCCAGGAAGAACTGCTGAAGTTGGAGCTAGGGTACAAGTTGATCGACTATGATAATCAAAAACAGCAGCTTTCAACTCAGATTAGCCAGATTAAGCAACAGCAATTAGATACTCACATCCAGCTTAAGGAAGCTCAGTCCTTTTACCAGATCATTTCTCAAAAGCTAGGACTGTCATCAAATCAGGTCAAGGACTCTCGCGCCTCGGAGTTAGCTCTGGCTCAAGTGACTTTGGCTGAAAACCCTTACTACCAAAAGATGCTCAACCACCTAGAAGAGGTTGAGGCTGAGATTGCTATCGAGTCAAGCCGCTATACTCCAGACAGTCCCACCATCAAGACCCTCAAGCAGCAACAGTATAATTTCTTATCCCTGTTACGCTCTGAAGCTGAACAGGTACTAGGGATCAAACTAACAGATACAGATGTTCCTAAGATATCACCCAATTCAATTCACCAGCAGCTCACTCAACAACTGGTAGATCAGAGCATCCAAATATCAGTTTTGCAAGCACGACAACAAGCTCTTGCTGAGGAAGAGGAAAGTCTTGAGCAAGACATGAAACAGATGTTGGTGATAGATCCAAAGTACACCAGTTTACGGCAGAAACTTAAAGAGACAACCCAACGATTAGACACTCTGTTGGAGCTTAAGGAAAGCTTCCAGCCTTATTCTTGGGAACTTATTCTCAAACCCAAACAGCCTCAATATCCGATTCCGCAACATCAGGAACTTCAGATTATTTTGGGAGCGATCGCAGGTATATTACTGGGTGCAGGAACAGGGTGGTTGATGGAGCGCTTAGACCATGTGTTCCACTCTCCCGACGAACTTAAACATCGCACCCAATTGCCTCTTCTTGGTGTTATTCCTTACCATCCAGCACTTAAGCCAACCAAGTCATCAACAAGCCGCAAAGGTATACCTTTTGTTCCAAGCTTCCCTAAGAATCAGAAAAATAACTCAACGCCAAAACTGCAGCAAGCTTCTCCCTTTTTAGAGGCGTTCCGGTTCCTCCATCGCAATATCGGCTTACTCGGCTGCGATCAGCCAATCCAATCTATTGTGATTAGCTCAGCTAGACCAGCAGACGGTAAATCTACCGTTGCTGTCCACCTAGCTATAGTGGCTGCTGCTATGGGTCGGCGGGTGCTACTGGTGGATACAGATCTGCGCCGTCCCCGGGTACATAAAATTTTTGGTTTGAACAATCAACTTGGTTTGAGTGACGTCCTTAGTAAGGGGATCAAAGCTAACCGAGCCATCCAGCAAGTGCCCCTGTGGGATCATCTTCATGTGCTAACTGCTGGTTCCCCAGCACATGATCCGATTCGGTTACTATCTGCGCCAAAGATGGGAACTTTGATGGAGCATTTTAATGCTGTTTTTGATTTAGTTATTTATGATACACCTCCCGTGATCGGACTTGCCGATAGCCGCCTTCTAGCAGCTAACACGGATGGTATGGTCTTCGTAGGCAGATTAAACAAGACTGACCGCTCAGTTCTAATGCAAGCGTTGGATGAACTCAAAACCTCTAGGACTAATCTTTTAGGTATTGTTGCTAATGATGTTGAGAACTACGCAACTAGCTCCTATTATCACCATCAGGACTACTATACAACCGATTCAGCAACCATGAAGGTGAAAAAGCTTCTAGATCAGAACATGAGATGA